From a single Gaiellales bacterium genomic region:
- a CDS encoding transketolase C-terminal domain-containing protein: MSTDLRTAVRDALAAEMRRDERVVLFGEDIAAAGGVFKATPGLAEEFGPERVFDTPISELALAGAAFGCAVSGLRPVVEIMFGDFMALAMDSLVNQSAKYWYMSNGQGTAPLVIRCAVGGGGRFGAVHSQTPATWLQGIPGLKIVAPAFPDDARGLIEAAVRDENPVVVLEHKRLYPVTGEVGDGPVVIGSARVVRRGADVTIVSTMRGVHDALGAAELLAASGVDAEVIDLRSLRPLDVGAVVESVSRTTRLVAVEEGPQLGGWASGLVGAVAEEALGELDDVWTLTTPDTPIPYSPVLEDAYLPDADAIARSVRSRLSVGGPV, encoded by the coding sequence GTGAGCACCGACCTGCGCACGGCCGTCCGCGACGCGCTTGCGGCCGAGATGCGGCGCGACGAGCGGGTGGTCCTCTTCGGCGAGGACATCGCCGCCGCCGGCGGCGTCTTCAAGGCGACGCCGGGGCTGGCCGAGGAGTTCGGGCCGGAGCGGGTGTTCGACACGCCGATCTCCGAGCTGGCTCTGGCCGGCGCCGCGTTCGGCTGCGCCGTGTCCGGCCTGCGCCCCGTCGTCGAGATCATGTTCGGCGACTTCATGGCGCTGGCGATGGACAGCCTCGTGAACCAGTCCGCGAAGTACTGGTACATGTCGAACGGGCAGGGCACGGCGCCGCTCGTGATCCGGTGCGCCGTGGGCGGCGGCGGACGCTTCGGCGCCGTCCACTCGCAGACGCCGGCGACGTGGCTGCAGGGCATCCCCGGCCTGAAGATCGTGGCGCCCGCCTTCCCGGACGACGCCCGGGGGCTGATCGAGGCGGCGGTGCGCGACGAGAACCCGGTCGTCGTGCTCGAGCACAAGCGGCTCTACCCGGTGACCGGCGAGGTCGGCGACGGGCCCGTCGTGATCGGGTCGGCCCGGGTCGTGCGCCGCGGGGCCGACGTCACGATCGTCTCGACGATGCGCGGCGTCCACGACGCGCTCGGGGCGGCGGAGCTGCTCGCGGCCTCCGGGGTGGACGCGGAGGTGATCGACCTGCGCAGCCTGCGCCCGCTCGACGTCGGGGCCGTCGTCGAGTCGGTGTCGCGGACGACCCGCCTCGTGGCCGTCGAGGAGGGGCCGCAGCTCGGCGGATGGGCGAGCGGCCTCGTCGGCGCCGTCGCCGAGGAAGCGCTCGGGGAGCTCGACGACGTGTGGACGCTGACGACGCCCGACACGCCGATCCCGTACAGCCCCGTCCTCGAGGACGCGTACCTGCCGGACGCCGACGCGATCGCCCGCAGCGTCCGTTCGCGGCTCTCGGTCGGCGGGCCCGTCTGA
- a CDS encoding thiamine pyrophosphate-dependent dehydrogenase E1 component subunit alpha has protein sequence MAKTEGARISDGGGGAGALDLYRAMVRIRAFEDEMQRLFLRGEVHGTVHLYTGQEACAVGVCSALVPGDQVAATYRGHGAALAMGTEARALAAELMGRSTGVCGGRAGSMNVVDREHGLIGCFGIVGGSIAAATGAALALRRSGGVAVAFFGDGAANHGYFHECLNFASVQRLPVVFVCENNLYGEFTPMAAVTAGGDIRARAAGYAMPAEKVDGNDVVTVRAVAERAIDHARRGDGPAFLECLTYRHVGHSKTDPATYRPPGELESWLERDPLLVAAAALAEAGVDAAEIDESAAAARAEVAAEVAAAVSDPYPDPAVPVAEYA, from the coding sequence ATGGCGAAGACCGAGGGAGCGCGGATCAGCGACGGTGGGGGCGGGGCCGGGGCGCTCGACCTGTACCGGGCGATGGTGCGCATCCGCGCCTTCGAGGACGAGATGCAGCGGCTGTTCCTGCGGGGCGAGGTGCACGGCACCGTCCACCTCTACACCGGCCAGGAGGCGTGCGCCGTCGGCGTCTGCTCGGCGCTCGTCCCGGGCGATCAGGTCGCGGCCACGTACCGCGGCCACGGCGCCGCCCTCGCCATGGGGACGGAGGCGCGTGCGCTGGCCGCCGAGCTGATGGGCCGGTCGACCGGCGTCTGCGGCGGCCGGGCCGGCTCGATGAACGTCGTCGACCGCGAGCACGGCCTGATCGGGTGCTTCGGGATCGTCGGCGGGAGCATCGCCGCCGCCACCGGGGCCGCGCTGGCCCTGCGGCGAAGCGGCGGCGTGGCCGTGGCGTTCTTCGGCGACGGGGCGGCCAACCACGGCTACTTCCACGAGTGCCTGAACTTCGCGAGCGTCCAGCGACTTCCGGTCGTGTTCGTCTGCGAGAACAACCTCTACGGCGAGTTCACGCCGATGGCGGCGGTGACCGCCGGCGGCGACATCCGCGCCCGTGCAGCGGGATACGCCATGCCGGCCGAGAAGGTCGACGGGAACGACGTCGTCACCGTGCGTGCCGTCGCCGAGCGGGCCATCGACCATGCCCGCCGCGGCGACGGCCCGGCCTTCCTCGAGTGCCTCACCTACCGCCACGTCGGCCACTCCAAGACCGATCCCGCCACCTACCGGCCGCCGGGCGAGCTGGAATCCTGGCTGGAGCGCGACCCGTTGCTCGTGGCGGCCGCCGCCCTGGCCGAGGCGGGCGTCGATGCCGCCGAGATCGACGAGAGCGCGGCCGCCGCCCGCGCCGAGGTCGCCGCCGAGGTGGCCGCCGCGGTCTCCGACCCCTACCCCGACCCGGCCGTCCCCGTGGCGGAGTACGCGTGA
- a CDS encoding Xaa-Pro peptidase family protein, with product MGKTFGLNAVDWEQRIDVERLRRERLARIAGVLEGSELGALLCFDMGNIRYVTATHIGTWAMDKLARFSLLPRGGEPIVWDFGSAARHHELYCPWLEGRTPAGISTMRGAMSPESGRAEDVADKVWRELEARGLAAEPVGVDVVEPAVLFALQARGLQVVDGQQLMQSARVIKTADEISLLDTACMMVDAAYEELYRSMRPGMRENECVGLVSKVLYDLGSEHVEGVNAISGERANPHPHVYSDRVLRPGDPAYFDILHSHLGYRTCYYRTFAIGSASRAQVDAYRRCRDLLDRAIDLVRPGVTTAEVASVWPRAQEFGFASEEAAFALQFGHGVGLSIWEKPIISRLVSLDHPETIEEGMVFALETFWPTTDGFGAARIEEQLVVTATGCEVITRFPAEDLLVAGRRNYFTVSGQLPGIREPQSHLNRPGSDGASGSAPPSTPAR from the coding sequence ATGGGCAAGACGTTCGGGTTGAACGCGGTCGACTGGGAGCAGCGCATCGACGTCGAGCGGCTGCGGCGGGAGCGGCTGGCGCGGATCGCGGGCGTGCTCGAGGGCTCCGAGCTCGGGGCGCTCCTGTGCTTCGACATGGGCAACATCCGCTACGTCACCGCCACCCACATCGGCACGTGGGCGATGGACAAGCTGGCCCGTTTCTCGCTGCTCCCGCGCGGCGGCGAGCCGATCGTGTGGGACTTTGGCTCGGCGGCCCGCCACCACGAGCTCTACTGCCCCTGGCTCGAGGGCCGCACGCCGGCGGGCATCTCGACGATGCGCGGGGCGATGTCGCCCGAGAGCGGGCGGGCCGAGGACGTCGCGGACAAGGTGTGGCGCGAGCTCGAGGCGCGCGGCCTCGCGGCCGAGCCGGTCGGCGTGGACGTCGTCGAGCCGGCCGTGCTCTTCGCGCTCCAGGCCCGCGGCCTCCAGGTCGTCGACGGGCAGCAGCTGATGCAGTCCGCCCGCGTGATCAAGACCGCCGACGAGATCTCGCTCCTCGACACCGCCTGCATGATGGTCGACGCCGCCTACGAGGAGCTCTACCGCAGCATGCGTCCGGGGATGCGCGAGAACGAGTGCGTCGGCCTCGTCAGCAAGGTGCTCTACGACCTTGGCTCGGAGCACGTCGAGGGCGTGAACGCGATCTCGGGCGAGCGGGCCAACCCGCATCCGCACGTCTACTCCGACCGCGTCCTGCGCCCCGGCGACCCGGCCTACTTCGACATCCTCCACAGCCATCTCGGCTACCGGACGTGCTATTACCGCACGTTCGCGATCGGCAGCGCCTCGCGCGCGCAGGTCGACGCGTACCGTCGCTGCCGCGACCTGCTCGACCGGGCGATCGACCTCGTCCGTCCCGGCGTCACGACCGCCGAGGTCGCGAGCGTCTGGCCGCGGGCGCAGGAGTTCGGGTTCGCGAGCGAGGAGGCGGCGTTCGCCCTCCAGTTCGGGCACGGGGTCGGGCTCTCGATCTGGGAGAAGCCGATCATCAGCCGGCTCGTCTCGCTCGACCACCCGGAGACGATCGAGGAGGGCATGGTCTTCGCGCTCGAGACGTTCTGGCCGACGACCGACGGGTTCGGCGCGGCCCGGATCGAGGAACAGCTCGTGGTCACCGCGACCGGCTGCGAGGTGATCACGCGGTTCCCGGCCGAGGATCTGCTCGTCGCCGGGCGCCGCAACTACTTCACCGTGTCGGGCCAGCTCCCCGGGATCCGCGAGCCGCAGTCCCACCTGAACCGGCCCGGCTCCGACGGGGCTTCCGGGTCGGCGCCGCCGTCGACTCCCGCACGATGA
- a CDS encoding aromatic amino acid lyase, which produces MSAPLPPLALSGHGVTPADVTDVARHGRRVDIAPVALERMHDARAGLDRALAEGRPVYGLTTGLGARVGEAIAPERAAEQSARILRGRAAAVGEPLAPASVRAAMVARLNGLCAGGSGASPAVAETLAAMLNAGVHPVVPRSGSIGSGDLCLLAHIGLVVMGEGEADVGGERLPGADALRRAGVEPARLGPGDGLALCSAPAVAAGVAALAHARAESLLEALGIAAALSMEGFRASTSPVAADVAGAHPAPGQEWEAAGLRELLRGGSLLDGPGRRLQDPLSFRCVSHVHGALRWSLDALATAVAAALNGAGENPLVLAGGRVVSTGNFHTPALALALDACAIAVSQAAGPASERPARLATDRLSGLPANLTRDGEGRSGVAPLLKTSQSLAVDIRHLAAPLAIDPRFGADGVEDDATNAAAAAFRLEAQLGLLERVVAVELVCAALAVDLAAPDRLGRGAAAAHAAVRELVPPLGDDRPLGGEVERVARELVESGRLQERVREAVRWQESS; this is translated from the coding sequence ATCTCCGCTCCGCTCCCTCCGCTCGCACTCTCCGGCCATGGCGTCACGCCCGCCGATGTCACCGACGTCGCCCGCCACGGGCGCCGCGTCGACATCGCTCCGGTAGCGCTCGAGCGGATGCACGATGCGCGGGCAGGGCTCGACCGCGCCCTGGCCGAGGGCCGCCCCGTCTACGGCCTGACCACCGGTCTCGGCGCGCGCGTGGGCGAGGCGATCGCGCCCGAGCGGGCGGCCGAGCAGTCGGCCCGGATCCTGCGCGGCCGCGCGGCCGCGGTCGGCGAGCCGCTCGCACCCGCCTCGGTGCGGGCGGCGATGGTCGCTCGCCTGAACGGGCTCTGCGCCGGCGGGAGCGGCGCGTCGCCGGCGGTCGCCGAGACGCTCGCCGCCATGCTGAACGCCGGCGTCCATCCGGTCGTCCCCCGCAGCGGGTCGATCGGCTCCGGCGACCTGTGCCTGCTGGCCCACATCGGCCTGGTCGTCATGGGCGAGGGCGAGGCCGACGTCGGCGGCGAGCGACTGCCCGGCGCCGACGCCCTGCGCCGCGCCGGCGTGGAGCCTGCCCGCCTCGGCCCGGGCGACGGCCTTGCGCTCTGCAGCGCGCCGGCGGTCGCGGCCGGGGTGGCCGCCCTCGCGCACGCGCGCGCGGAGAGCCTGCTCGAGGCGCTCGGCATCGCCGCGGCGCTCTCGATGGAGGGGTTCCGTGCGTCGACCTCGCCGGTCGCCGCGGACGTGGCCGGCGCCCACCCGGCGCCCGGCCAGGAGTGGGAGGCGGCCGGCCTGCGCGAGCTCCTGCGCGGCGGCTCGCTCCTCGACGGCCCCGGCCGCCGCCTCCAGGATCCGCTCAGCTTTCGCTGCGTGAGCCACGTCCACGGCGCGCTGCGCTGGTCGCTCGACGCGCTCGCGACCGCCGTTGCCGCCGCGCTCAACGGCGCCGGCGAGAACCCGCTCGTGCTGGCGGGCGGCAGGGTCGTCTCGACCGGCAACTTCCACACGCCGGCCCTCGCGCTCGCCCTCGACGCCTGCGCCATCGCCGTCTCCCAGGCGGCGGGGCCGGCGTCCGAGCGGCCGGCGCGCCTCGCGACCGACCGGCTCAGCGGCCTGCCCGCCAACCTGACCCGGGACGGCGAGGGCCGCTCCGGCGTGGCGCCGCTGCTCAAGACCTCGCAGTCGCTCGCCGTCGACATCCGCCACCTGGCCGCGCCCCTGGCGATCGACCCGCGCTTCGGCGCCGACGGCGTCGAGGACGACGCCACGAACGCCGCCGCTGCGGCCTTCCGCCTCGAGGCGCAGCTCGGGCTGCTCGAGCGGGTCGTGGCGGTGGAGCTCGTCTGCGCGGCCCTCGCCGTCGACCTGGCGGCGCCCGACCGCCTCGGCCGGGGCGCCGCCGCGGCCCACGCGGCCGTGCGCGAGCTCGTGCCGCCGCTCGGCGACGACCGGCCGCTCGGCGGCGAGGTCGAGCGGGTCGCCCGC